GATTCCCCCAAACAATCACAAATTCTTACGAAGCGCAGCCCTCGCGACCTGACGGCTTCCGAAATCGCAGGAATCGCTCGAATGACGTTCTCGGGAGCCCCTGTTTCAGCACCAAACGTATGGTCGCTGTCGTGGAGCACGATGATGCTCTGATTCTCCAGTTTTCCAACAATCCGGCGAACCAATTCCTCAGGCTCGGTGTTTCGCCAATCGCCAACCATCACATTCCACGTACACAAACGCATCCCGGACCGACGAACAAAAAACAGAGATGCGAGATTTGCCGCCCCCCAAGTCGGACGATATACATGGGGGGTCACGCAAAACGACGCCTGTAACGCTCGCGCAGCGCCCACACATTGCATGCGTGCAGCGAACGGATGAAGTAATGGTACGAACCAATGGCGGCTGCCATGAACCTGAACATCGTGACCCTCTTCCAACATACGTTCAACGATTTCCCGATACTCTTGTGCGCGCTCGCTTAACACAAAGAATGTCGCCTTGATATCCTGAGCTTTGAGCTCATCGAGTAAGCGCGGCGTGTACACAGGATTCGGTCCATCGTCGAACGTCAGCGAAACAGTATCTGGAAGCCCTGTCGTTTGCATCGAATGCTTACAAACCCGCGTCCAAAAAGTCGGCCAGGCAGAATAAATAATCCACAAAATCAGGACAATAAAAATTACCAAGAGCCACCAGCCCAAACGTACGCCCCCTCATATCCAGACTTGGTTCGAAAACCCGTCCTAAGTCATCTGCAACTCAGACGGATACGCCTGAAGGGGTGTTGCAACAATTCCATCTGCGAGATGAAGCAGCCTATCTGCAATGTGCTCCGCTGCACCCAACACAGGGACTCGATGGGCCGCGCGTCGCATCTCTTCGAGAATCGCGGGTTCCCGTGTCACTCGGTCGAGAAACGCCTGTGCCTCCTCCGCATGCTGGGCTCGCACAGCCACGCCTGCCCGGACGGCAAAATCAGCATTGATTTCTTCCTGTCCCGGAATCGGTTTGAA
Above is a genomic segment from Alicyclobacillus acidoterrestris containing:
- a CDS encoding polysaccharide deacetylase family protein; translation: MGWWLLVIFIVLILWIIYSAWPTFWTRVCKHSMQTTGLPDTVSLTFDDGPNPVYTPRLLDELKAQDIKATFFVLSERAQEYREIVERMLEEGHDVQVHGSRHWFVPLLHPFAARMQCVGAARALQASFCVTPHVYRPTWGAANLASLFFVRRSGMRLCTWNVMVGDWRNTEPEELVRRIVGKLENQSIIVLHDSDHTFGAETGAPENVIRAIPAISEAVRSRGLRFVRICDCLGES